atttaaaatgccacatcagcatttattattattttttattcttccacatcagcattttaattgaaaaaaaatcagaaaaaaatttaaatatcaatttttttttcttaccaaccaaacatacagaaacacttaaaaaagaaaaaatcccaGATCAAACCTAGGCTCAAATCTCCTCCATGATTACAAACACATTTCAGACACTCCTAGGTCCGATCTCAGCTCACAATACAATTCCTAAAACCCCAattcctcccaaaacaaaaattagcaAATGTGCACCTACTTGTCTTCCTCTCTACTCTTACTCTTTCCCACTCACAACAAGAATGCCTCCTCTTTGTTACTACTACAATGACTCTTACATTATGGGTCGACCACTTCAACTTATCCAAATCTTGAAGAATGAAGTTTCTTGGAAATTTCCTACATCACCGCTTGAATACCATGCCATGtcaaatttctcataaaaaaggCTTTTGAACCTCAAATTTGTCCTTTCTCTCATTTTAACATgtctaaattttagatttgatttCATCTCTCTCCGATTTGACGTGATTTCAAAATCACAGAATTTAGGCTAAGGATCAAATAGTTTATTccctaatttattttctttcaaatcttttttttttttttgggtatgcaAAACTATTTCGTGCTTTAAACCTACACATGCCCAAAAAATCAACGTCAAGAAACAGATTAGATCTTGTTGATCTAATACTCTTGAAactacagagagagagagagagagagagagagagagagagagagagagagagagagagagagagaagaagaagaagaagaagaagaagaagaagagagatctAGGAAGACACCGAGATCTAAAACCAAACCTAGATGTTGGTTTTGGAATTGATTCGGATTTGTGAGATCTGAAAGTGGCACAGACTTACGAGATCTATGAAGTAGTGATCTGGattttgttcttgttgttcaatttttaaattaaaatttttttttgcataaatgcatttttggtccctacattttgggtcaatttctattttggtccctacattttcattttaccacttttagtccctaaaatgaaAAACGTGTTCCATTTTAGTTCTTGCCGTTACTCACTTAATGGAAATTATTGATGTGGCAAACAGAATGCACTGTTGGTACAGTAAATGCTGACGTggacattaaaataatattgaaaaaTCATTTAGTATTCAGcattctaatttaaaattttaaaaataaagaatttctaatttatcaattttaatttaaataaaaaatatataaataaaaaagtcttTTTACAAGATATAGAAATTAGaatttctaatttataaatttctaaTCTCctagctctctttctcttgatgAAAATCTCAAGCGCTCTCTCAAGGGGAAGGTGGAGGTGGCTGATGGTGGTTTCGGGTGAAGGTGGGTTGGAGGTGACTGAAGGTGGTTTCCATTGAAggtgagctctctctctctctctctaaatccaTGGCCGAAatcccaactctctctctctctctaaattcaTGGCCGAAAACTCagctttttctctctctaaaccttgGCTGAAAAcccaactctctctctaaacccatgGCCAAAaactcaactctctctctctctctctaaatccGTGGCTATTTGTAGTTTCGGATCTTGGGTTTTGTTCATCAATTTGggatttgagttttgagttttgcatttggtttctcaaaaagcataagaaaatctgtattgagttttgtgtttgggGCCAAaaaatctgggtttgagttttgTTGTTGTGTAATTGTTGAATGTCTTTGAGTTATGTCTCTACGTAATTGGTGAAAAAAAACTAGGTTGAGTTTTGGGAATGGGTTCTGAAATTTTGTCTATGTAATTGTGGGTTATGATTTTGTTGATCTGGATTTTCACCTTGTTTAGATTTGGTTGTAATTGTTGTATTCATGGGTTGTTGTTAGCCTTTATGGTGTTTGATAAATTTTCTCAATGAACAAAGGTAATTGATTCCTTTCATCTATCtccatttgattttgaatgcaattacaaaatgcaatttttttggaCATGGCATTAGATTCAAAGCCCAacttaagatttgttttgtttcttttttgtgtttgagagagagagatgaagagagagaaaccaaCGAATTACCAtatctaaattcaagtttttttttattttttttatttttaatttggtttatGTATATACGtggattgattttgttttgtacaatattcatttatgatttttttgagtttgattttcttgtgtccttgtgtttgattttctgggtttgtatgattttttcTAGGTTGTgctcttttgtgtttttgatgaAGAGGATGTTagatctaaattcatgttttttttttttaattctgtttttttaattgatcaattaaaatttaaaattctaagcTGACATGGATTTGATGTGGCATttattaaataacaaataaattttttaaatattattttaatgtccACGTCAGCATTTACTGTGCCAATAATGCATTCTGTTTGCCATATCAGCAATTTCTATTAAGTGAGTAACGGCAAGAACCAAAATGGaacacatttttcattttagggactaaaagcggtaaaatgaaaatgtagggaccaaaataaaaattgaactaaaatgtagggattaaaagtgcatttacgccttttttttttccaaagaaaCAAGGGaaatatattaacaaataaacgaaaaattacaacaataatGTTTTTTCAATACATAGTTTCAAACCGACACagtgattttttgtttattgcaATGCTtagatgtaattttttaatgttaattaattacttttaatattattatatttgccATGTCAGcttttgtaaggttgaatttattcaatcatgtgttgactttattccatgctaaatttgcttgtaatttaacaattagatattctgtatttaggtggaaattatgtaagggttgtgtgtgagagagtgtgaagaaaactctAGATGTGTGTATTCAAAGGAGTCTCATGACTGGCAAGTCTCCAAAGTGGCACACGTATGAAGCATGtagggagctgaagggtcacgacaGCTAGAGCACTACATGaaaaaaagtacagtctggccTGGAAGTTATCTCGCGACTCAAACTCGCAACTCGTTCCAGTCGCAAGGTCAAGTCCCTAGAATGCCctgttttgatgaaaactgacttttcacattcctcatgtaccctactataaatactcttatacccacgaaatgtaaagagtttctagagagaattttgagagagaaaccctagagaaaaccaagattgaTTCACCCACAATCTTAGACATTTGATTATCCAAATTCTTCTACTCTCACTCTCTGcattgacatatccttgagaggtacatctaccaaatccttatctcaccatacccatatcagtgaagAGGTATTTTAGTGCTTAGGAAGCAGTTTGGAGATGACcaattcacttggttaatggaatgggcttattgcgggatccatGAAGCTAAAGAATACACAGTTAAGtttaaccttgttggagtaaaaagcttgaagggcttaggtgcattgggttgATTAGGCTTGgggggtctattgctattcgtgtatcccaactttattctttagtggatcattTGATCGCCTGGAGGGccgtggagaggtttttcgtcgagttctttgatttcctcttcgataacacatgcCAATGTTATCTTcatgtttgcatctctctaatCCTCActcttaccttttaattgctattgtgttgtgattaattatggtatAGAGTcgtttatttgtttggatttctGCTTGTACCTTTAATtttgcacatatattgtttaggtataagcttgtgttggtttaatttgaaattaggggtctaaacattcattagtgttttacacactaatcGAACTTTCAGCTTCAAATGTGTCGATTATACTTGCCATCTACCACGTAAGCATATTCCGTTAGTAAGTTAATggtagagaccaaattgactgttgctaaaatgtaaggaccaaattgactgtgaCCTGAAAATATAGGaaccaaaatagtgttttcacctcaaatttaaaatgttaaaaattttatgtattgggCCCACTTATTAAGGAGGTTTAGGCCATATTAGAGGTTTTCTcccttttttaaataaatgaataacatGTTGAAGAGAAACAATACAAAGGCTAAAAGAAACCCACAAGGCAACATGCGAGGTTTTGTCCCTCTTTCTTAGTCTCTTCGATTTTCATCCACCGTGTACATATTAAACAAATTTGAGATACGTAAACATAATTAACAATGAGAGCAATAAATTAACATATCTATAAGTACAATAATAGTTCAATCTATCTAGCTTGCAATTTTCTGTCACTCAAATATTGAAGCTTCTCCTGATGTGATCTCACACCTTCCCTCTTCAACATCTCAAGAAGAAAGTCACTCCAGGTGTCGATGGGTCCTGGCAAGCACCAGTGCACACAATCATTGTACAATGTCACATTTTCATGTGGCCAATGCCCATATCTACTAGGGTGACCATCTGGTCTTAATAACATTGCTTGTGTTGTATCAAGTAACCTGTATCTCAaacctttctttttcccttctttCTCTGCCTTCCTAAATTCCTCCACTTGGGCCATGTACAGCTCTAAATTTTGATCCTCCAATTTCATCTCATTGCTCCTAAATGGCTTAGTTCTCACACAATTCCCACCTTGGTTCCACAAACCATTTTCAAAATGTGATGGTGCAAAAGTCCTAAGAAATGTTATACCCTTGTAGTTTTTCAAGCTATTAATGGCTTTAAAGGCAGTCCTAAATGCTTTTCTGTAACCATGGTACATTGTTAGGTCAGTAACATTATCTAGAAGACAATAATGGCAGCCGACAATTTGGTGATTTTCATAGTAGACCATTGGCCTGAAGAACCAATGGCCAGCAGAGAGGATCAAGTAGTCAAATTCTTCGACTTGGGTTGTCCATTCCTCATCAAACTCATCAAGGTAGAGATTGAAGAGGCCTGTGTGGGTTGGACCATTATTGTCTGCTTCCTTGCCTTTTACTAAATGAGGTGTCCAAAAAGTGGCCAGGGTGAAGTTGTAACTCATGTATCTCCAACGTTTGAAACTCTCATCCGGTGTGTATGAAACGTCTATAGGATATTCTACctgaaaatacaaaaattgaaatgGAACTCAatcttaagaaaaaaagaaagaaagagaaggtaAAAGCATAGGTCATGTGTCTTGTTTCTCGATATGTGAGGGTGCAATGGTGCATCATGCATGTTTGCAGGGTCCAActcatgaaaaattattataaggTAGCAATATTCACATCCAACAGTTTATGACAAATCTACTAAAATTCTAGTACacacaagaataaaaatattaagtgtTAGCCAAAAGATCCGTATAGAGGACAATTGTCTACGAGAACATAAGTAAGTCAAGGggcaaaataatgaaaattggtTGGAATGTCGAGAGACAATTTAGTATAAACTAGACTAAGCTGACAACATATTAATTTTCTATCCTTTCTcagatcaagagagagagagaccttacAACAATTTCTGTTTTGTTAGGTTTGAAAATTTCACTAGTTGATCAATATATTCCTCCGACACGTTTAGATGACCAGGccttttggattttgttttatttaaaagcAAATAGATCTGCCAGAAGACAGccaattgaaagaattaaagaaaaaaattatatatatatatatatatatatatattacatcaTTGTTTATGGGATTGTTATTTATAGCATAATAACTAATCTCTAAGCACATGTTGTCCTCTGATACTAATTTCTAAGCACATGTAGTTCTCGGACCTACACACAAAGTTATCATTGGACCAAGATCCCTGAAGTTATATGTATTGATCTTTGAAAAGGGAACTgttaaaatttgaacttttttcACAGCTTTTGGAAGCTTAAAGCATCTCGAATCTAAGTGGAGCAGCTGCTAAATCAGCCTCGTAAGTTTTTGTCATTGTTAGTTTAATaaatccacaattttttttttttcatcttagaaaaaagaaacaaaaagtaaagaaagaaacactcttTTCAATGATAGATACATATATCCAATTTATGTGGGGCAAATGGGCAAGTCCACTAACTTCTTCTAAATTAATTTCACCCAAGCTTTGTCTTAAGTGCAAATCAACAAGGAGCAAGTTAAGATGAGGACATTCTTTATCTTTGTTAGAGCACTGGCATGAATTACCCTAAAATAGGGTCAAATTAGGGAGAGAATGTGTACTATATATCTTCAACTGCACCTAGGGTTCTAAATCTACACATTAGCTTAGGTGATCATCCCTCAGGCATGCATACCACGCCAGTCTTCACTGCCCTGCCCTCACTTCAATTCAAGGTGACACtatactttgggaaaattataatttcacaCTCCATTCACACCAGTCATGTACAAAGTGTAGACATTAATTAAGTGTCCACAATTTTTAGCCGATGTCCACGTTTTGTGAGTGGTGTATACACTAATACCAACTATAATTTATAGTTTGGGAGTGTGAGATAATCATGATCCTCTAGTTTTAGGACTTATTACAAGATTTTTGTGAATGTCTAGCTTAATTCTGCcttgcaaaattaaaataataattatttggaaaatataaaaatgttatcAACAGGTCAAGGATTAGTTTGTCGAAATCCTAAAACTTTTTCCAAACTTTTTTACCTCCCCATTTTTAACATATACTAGTTTTCCAAATAAGGTTCCTAAAAGGTCTAAACTCTAAAGACTAAATGAGCTCAAAGATGGATCTTGGTTGGAAAGTAAGCTTAGCACATTGTTATTCTTCTCCAGATCTCAAGATTCAAGAGTAAGGgtcaaattataaataagatACTGTGACTAATGGGCTCATAATATCACGTGGCATATGTTTACTTACCACATGGAGAGAGAGACCTTTGTTGTTGGGACCTTATCCTCCCCAATCTATGTTATACAATCCGGGTATCGTGGTTTAGTTGAAACAATTAAAATCTatcacatcattaaaaaaaaaaaaaaaaaattctactaatacaaaaaaattcactacttgtttctaaaaaaaaaaataaaataaaaattcactaCTTTTATGATAACTTGTTGACGTGGAAGGTTGTGATTAGTATAATATCACTTTCATATTAAACCATTACTATTATTACTTGTAGTAACAATTATAACTTATTATCTCAAacgtaatgaaaaaaaaattgtgaaatatatTGTCATTATATTTAGTAAAGAAGCTAACTCAATTCCAAGTCAATCCTACCACTGGAAGAATACACAATCTCTCTCACTTTGTTAACGGAGTTATTCTAGAACCATAACTCTTATAACATAATTTTCTACAATTATTCTATGTGATATACTGTGACTGTCATTTTTACTTTGACCCGCTACATTTTATCCATCACTTATAATCTGTCATATCAAAATTATAGTACAAAACGTTATGgttttaaatttagattttctttgggatcaaccaaaaaaaaaaaaaaagaacaagaaagatttagattttttctctccattaaCCAGCCCTCTTCCCTTTGCTCCATGACCAAACAAGCAAGAGCCAGGTGATCTggagtaattttattttatttttaatatttgatgcGATAGATTTTAATTGgtctaaaaaaatcatattacaGGGATTATAGATCTACAAACTGTAGGTGGTACGGTGCCAAAAGGCTCTTTGCGTTTCATTGCCCAAGTTTAATTAATATGCAGTGCAAGATATTATGCGGTGGCAAAGATTCCAATCCATGCTGCTTCGTTTTTATCATTCACTATTTTTACCTAATCCTTCAATAATGATATTTCTGTACTGTCAATTTTACCTGCTCCTTCAATAATACAATGTCACAATGGCTTAGGCTTAGGTTTTAGCTCCACTAACTTTGTACCTAATGGACAACAACCTCTCTTAAATGGAGACATATCATACATCAGTTGTTTTCAATATATTGATCTTTTTTAGCCAAAAAGAAGAGCGaaaaattctattaaattaattaatggaATTTTTGcctacaataaaaaataattgaaatttcattcaaatatgTAAAATACTCTCTCACGGTAATTATTGGAGCTAAAATCATTTTGGATTTGATCCACTACTACAACTAACTTGACTATTCCAGCTATTTTCTTCACAAATCCATTGCTTGATtatttcagtttatttttacaAATCCATTATTCCTCACTTAATTCgaagtttttaagaaaaatttgacTTGGAATTTTTTGAAGCATTTTGCTCCACGTAAAGagaagcttaaaaaaaaaaaaacaaaacaaaaaactaggACAGAAAAGGTAGGAAACTAAAATGAAGGCCTTCATTTTAGTCAAAAGTTTTCTAGCCAAAAGTCTCTTTCATTGTTctttttattctatttataaaatcaatagaaatattttaaaatcttgGTGTTTAGTGCCTTGAAGGTTTAGTGTATGGTATTTTTTCAATTCAAGGGAGGttagtatttaatttgaaacaaggaaaaatacaatataatttgGTTGAAACCTCAAAGGAGATCAATATAATTTTCTCTCAAATAACTAGTAATATAGGATGAAAGCCAAAAATAAACATCAGCGGTCAAACCTAAAACTGTAAAGTTGTTACTAGATGACCATAATAACACTCATTAATGCATATTAAAAGTTAGCTTAAAATATAATGTTGCACTTTGAGAGATCGTACGTGTGCATAAGAATTATAAAAGATCTTGCACAATAATGATTTATATCATTGTAATTAAGTTTGTTGCTGATAAAAACTTTTAGATACTAGAGGAGACTTACCCTAGATAGGAGGCAAATCAAGGATTGCATTTGGTTTCTTCCCACAGAATCTCCAACAAAGGCCAAAGACTTTCCTCTGACCACTTCAAGGAATTGTGCTGGGTTGAAAATAGGTAGGTTACACTCATGTGGTTTCCACCTCCACTTCATGAATTCACTATCTGGTCTCCCATACTTCATGCAATTTTGATGCTCATGTATTGCCCAACACGTCGTGTTTGTGTAGTATGGAGCATCTGGATTTGGAATCCATTCTCCAGAAAACAAGTCACACTTTTCATTGATGGACTGTACACTTATTAATTCATCATTGGAATCATAAAAAGAGGAGGGTTCTGAATAATTGTTGACAAGATATAGAGGGTACTTCAGCAAAGGGTAACAGGGTATGACTGTGAGAAAAACTATGGTAAATATTACTAGTAGAACTATCTTTGGTGACTTGTGTAGTGACTGGTTTTTCCCAAAGGGAGGCTCAATGGATTGGAGCTTCATTTggagatagaaagagagagaacgCTATGCAGGTGGTATGAAAGAGAATTGGTCAGATATAAGTGTGTGGAAAGTGGAAAGTTCAAAGAACAAGGTGGTGGACCGGTGGTTGTATATTATATGGTTTCGGTTTACGTAATGCTTCcctaaattattttctaattagAATTCTGAGGAGTTCCTACACATTGATAAAGAAATGACTGCAGCagaaacttttttgttttagaagattaaaaataaaataaaatcaggTTACAGCATCTTTAAAAACTCAATTGGCCTTTAGTAGATTAAAAAAGAGATTTTCTGGTTGGCTGTTAGTTCAATTGTCGTGCTTAGATCTGTTATATAGATattgaaaaatggaaaaaaaagaattctagTAAATAATGTAGGATCAAATAAATGCTACATATCTCATATCTGACTTTACAAATTAGTAAATTGGAAGATTTAAATGTAAGGAGATCTTAACTAAACAAATATTTTGTTGTGGATATATTAAATcctttttttggggttaaaatGTGATTATgtaattcacatttttttttttttttgttgagaatccatGTAATtcacatatataattaaaaagatgaaatgtgttgttgttttcattattaacttataattaattataatcatCATATCATGAAAGTTAATCGTTAGGCCACTTAAAGGACTAAACTTCAATTATGTGTCCCCAACACTAaataggtttttcttttcttctttatttttttcattctttttttttttttcaaatcgaCCTTTCATTGTTTTATGTGTGCAtatatattgtgatatttaatttttaaattttttgtttatcctaattttaattatttaagttcAATATTTTCGAAGTTGTTTTTACTTTCTATTAATGAAAACGTGACATCAATTTTATCATCACGAGAAGTCGGTTTTTTAGGctttctatttcttcttcttttctaatGTTATTGTCATagtctttttatgtttttaatgaaTGTTAGTCAGAGTCCTTATTACTACTTACCTAAGTAGATATTATATTCTTCGTGAAGTGATTTGTTTTTAACTTATGGGACAgaattaacaacaaaaaaatgtggGAAGTAGAGCGAAGAGAGATTCAATAAACAAAAATGCAATGTATAATAAGCATGTGATAAAGACATAGTCAAAGCATGAGCTTTCACCTAGCTGAGAAAAACCATCTAATTAAACAGCTGCAGAAAGATTCATTTGTTTGCTTGAAAGAAAAAGTCTTTTGTTTTGGACAGTTCAACCCATTGATAGTTACCCTCCTCCAACTAGCTAGAGTGAATGTGGGCTGATTCAATTACAACACTTGAGCTACATGCCTTTGAGCTCAGCGCAGCCATAAGcccataaaattaaaatgcttGATTAATCTGTGATTGAATTAATAACTGTGAAATTGAATCCAAAATGTCCAATTTATCAAAGCTAGTTTGGTTGCAGGTCCCATGTGCCACATGAAATATTGCACTAAAAATGTTGCCAATATATGATTGGTGGGTCATTGACACTTGGCTTCCAATCATTGACACTTGCCAATATATGGAACACCATGAACCATGTCATGCTCATGTACAGCATTCTGGCCCAATTAGAGGACCACATTGATCATTGATCAATgtgattattttaataattcaacCTTATTAGATCTGATAAGAGattatcatttttcaatttgaaaatttatattcCAATTTCCATCCCTTAATTCCTTTCATGATTTCTATTTCCAACTCATTACCTCACAATATATTGCTATTTCGAATTTCAgcttaataatttatttgagcAATTTGAAAAGGACGCTCttaaaaaaacgaaaaaaatcAAGGGACCTTTTGTTTCTCGAATTTAATTTGAGAGGATAGGACTTACAtcaataattctttttttcttttttttttatctgaatAATTCTTTATTAATGTTACCTATGAGTCTTGCCAATATATAATCTTCATTCTTGTCCATCAATAATTTGTCATATACATCACACATCAATCATTCCTCTCAAATCAAATACATTAATTTGTTACCAACCTTTTTCTTATAtatcattttctccattttggtGCATTAATCACGACAAGCTATTGACTCCAACTTCATCATTTAAGAAGAATAAAGTTGAACTAGTCTAGAAATCATGGAATTGTTAAGTATATCCACGTTCACAAatacgcatatatatatatatacctaaaaATTTCTCTACTTTCTATACATTATGTCATAATAAGTTGGTGTTACATAACAatcaacaatttaatttgtatgcaTCACTGAAGTATTAGACTGGCTACTACAACGTCACAACCAccttgatctttaattttctgcCGACATTATTAGTATGCTGGAATTTGCCAGCTCCATATATACGTTAGAATGTCATTTTAGGGCAATGACGTGTATCTTGCGAGCATTGAATGGATTAGTCACTGacattaacttattttctttGAAAGCTCAAGATAGTGAGCAACACTATTACTTGTTTAAACCCCAATTTTAAACTTATGGCTAAATTGTTTTTACTCTACTTATCTAAATgtgaaacaagagtaaataaaacacaataaacTGAAATTACTctaaacaataaatataaaacataaagAGTAAGAGAAGATAGAtacaaatacaagataacaaaAACCTATTACTTGTTTAGACTTCTAATTCTAGACTTACGGTTAAATTGTTTTTACTctacttatctaagtgcggaacaagagtaaatgaaatgcaataataaataaaccGGAACTACTCTAGTGTATAAACATAAGtattaaacaataaatataaagcACAAAGAGTAAGGGAATAGATATGCAAATACAAGTTTGCTTAACTATCTTGAGCAAACTTTACCAACTCAATACTAaactcattaaaaataaatccataaaatacaagaaaataaattaatgtagttacaatactttttactatgaaataaagccaacataaatgttatgtgaaaaaccataacttaacactctttctaattaatttttcctcaaattttCTATGTAacactaaaaaaacaaaaactgggtttttatttatttttttcttttggcatattaataatttttaagggTAGCAATTTATAAATGATTGTTGACTTAAGTTGATTAGTATAATAAtcttgattgaataaaatttttagtcGAAGTCAGGTGATCAAGACAAATTGAGGTTTAAGAAGCATtgcattttcttatatttaaaaattaattaaataatttttatcttagaaattttttaaaatttattttcctcGTATTTTGAGAAGTTCAATTAGTAAAttgttgtattattttaatcgctagtaaaaaaatttatcaaaatttttagaagattcttttttagatttaattaatttttctacattttttcttaaattattttcatatccaaaatcatattttcaacttttaagaagaaatttatagttaaaattttatcaaaaacaatgtttataatgtaaaattataacatgactaaaataaaaataaattttaaaatgcagCACAAACTAAAATTATCAAAGTTACCATTACAACTtcacttaataataaaatactaaatagtTTCAACTTTATAGGCAAAGATGGATCTaagttcaaatcaatttttttagaagaagtcAAATCAAATTAATGATACAAaatctttcattaattatatatgaagcataatatatttttcaagaataacataaatttatttatcttaaaTGTGACTTATGAGATTTAAGTTTAAGGCCCCATCcgtttggagtgaaaatagggaggatggaaaacaaAGGGAGAAAAATAGGCATTTTCCTCTATTcgtttggagaaaaaaaataggaagGATGGAAAACCTAGAGGAAAATTTTTCTCCCGGGCCCACAtatattttcctcccaaattgggaggaaaacaTTGGGGAGAAAAGTGTCTTGGGATGGGAGCTTTTGCACTTTTACTAAAAAGCCCCCATCCCACCTGATGCTTCTCATCTccttctcatctttttttttttttcttcttcaacgttaccaaaagttctttttttttttttttcttcttcaatgtTACTaaacgttctttttttttttttcaacgttattGAACgttcttctattttcttttcttttttttcaaccttacctgaactttttttttttcaatgtgacctaatctaatttttacataataataataaaaataataatataaatttatatatatgatgtgataaattttatattatgtaatgagtacaaataaatttatttcttacatattatgtaacaagggtataatagtcaatttatataaattacattttct
This genomic stretch from Castanea sativa cultivar Marrone di Chiusa Pesio chromosome 1, ASM4071231v1 harbors:
- the LOC142607229 gene encoding protein trichome birefringence-like 19, with protein sequence MKLQSIEPPFGKNQSLHKSPKIVLLVIFTIVFLTVIPCYPLLKYPLYLVNNYSEPSSFYDSNDELISVQSINEKCDLFSGEWIPNPDAPYYTNTTCWAIHEHQNCMKYGRPDSEFMKWRWKPHECNLPIFNPAQFLEVVRGKSLAFVGDSVGRNQMQSLICLLSRVEYPIDVSYTPDESFKRWRYMSYNFTLATFWTPHLVKGKEADNNGPTHTGLFNLYLDEFDEEWTTQVEEFDYLILSAGHWFFRPMVYYENHQIVGCHYCLLDNVTDLTMYHGYRKAFRTAFKAINSLKNYKGITFLRTFAPSHFENGLWNQGGNCVRTKPFRSNEMKLEDQNLELYMAQVEEFRKAEKEGKKKGLRYRLLDTTQAMLLRPDGHPSRYGHWPHENVTLYNDCVHWCLPGPIDTWSDFLLEMLKREGVRSHQEKLQYLSDRKLQAR